The Monodelphis domestica isolate mMonDom1 chromosome 5, mMonDom1.pri, whole genome shotgun sequence DNA segment AAGAAATGGGccagtgacttgccaagggtcaccaaGCTGGCCAAGAGTACATGGGACAGTTGAGGCGCCGGAGGATAAGGCTTGAAAGGAGGCTCTGGAGGTCTCTACAGCTCCAGGGgaatgcgggggggggggggggggggagggggggagatgaGGAGGCAGTGGGTAGGGGCACCACAGCTGGTTAAGGGCAGGCAAGGGAGGTCCGAGCCCCATGGCAGATAGAGGAGCAGCAGCAGATGGAGAGCAAGGGTTTGAGGCTGAAAGGGCCAGGAGGCTGGGACCAGGGTACCGGGAGAGCCCAATGCCCTCATTGAGCCCAACATCTCTGAATGTCCCCCTGGGGTCTTCCATGggcaccccctcccttctttggGGGCTGGGATTTTAGGGGGGGGTTGCTGGACAGTCTAGGGTGACaagtcctcctctcttcctcactgCCCAGGGACGCCCTGGATCCGAGTCCACCACAAGGGCCCCAGCCTGAGCCCCCGCCACCACCAGAAGCTGCAGGAGGCTCTGAAGCTCTCCGACGGGGCCCCCTTCATGCCAGACCCTTGCCTGCGGGAGCTCATCCTGCCACCCTCCATGAAAGGCTAACCCTTTGCCCAGGGGCAGACTGACTCCTGGAGGCCCAAACGGCTCCCCGGCCCGCTGGCCCCCCGGGGCGGGGGCTTCGCCTCTTAAATAAACTGCTCTTTGGCCCCTGACTGAGGCTCGTCTGTCTGCCGCCAGCAAACAGTCCTCTCTTGCCATCCTAGTCTGGGGCGGGGCTCCTGGCATACAGTGAGGTGGGGTGGAGGTCACGCACACTCGAATGCTGTAGAGAGTGCCGGGAATCCCCCTGAGGTCACTGccctcggcctcagtttccttatttgtaaacaGCGGGATGGGGTACCCAGACTAGGGAGCAATTGAGCACGTTGTTTACCCGCCTACTCGGGACAGTACTTCACTATCGCAGCAGAGGGCGCTCGTAAGTGCTTAGATGGAGATCTGGCAGCGTGCGCGGCACCGCCAGCCACCGCCCTACCGTCTCTCTAGGCTCTGCCCATGCGCAGGCGCAGCATCATCCCCTTGCGTCCGCTGGCTCTGCGCCCACACGCTACGCAGGCGCTTTGGCCTCCAGTCTTGGGCGGCCTCGGCAGTTGCCCGCGGATGCCCATTGGACCAAACTTGCTCGAGGGCATACGTATTAATCTCGCGAGATCACAAAAACACTTCCAAGGGGGGGACCCTGCTACCGCCTGAGTGAGGTAAGCGCATGCGCCCCTATCCCCAAACCCTagccaccacccccacccccgggcAGTAGGCGGGACCAGGTGGAGCAGGGAGTGAGGGGGGGGGCTTCGGTGCCCCTGCATAACACCCCGTTCTCCCCCTCATCCTGTCCCAAGTTCAGATAGCTAGCGCTGATTAAGCGCCTGCTGTGTACCAAGTCCGGGGGTGGAGGAGAACCACAGGGGTGCATCCAAGGCGGATGAGAGGGCGGGGGCCTGGCTGGGGAAAAGACCGGGAGATGGAAGCCTGCGTGAGCCCCAAAGCTTCTCCCAGGCGGACCCCATGATGGGGAAAGCAGCTGAGAGGAGAACGGTGCCGATAGGGCGCGCCCCCTCTTGGTAGGGAGGGGATCTGCAGGGAGCTGCCCAGGCTCCTACCtacttcctccccacccccaccccgtgTGTGTTCCAGGGCTCTGCTGTGAGATGTGGCCCCTCCGGGCTCCAGGCCACTGGCGTCTAGCCCTGGCCCGCCTGCGCTGGGCCGCGCGGTCCTGTTCCTCGGGCTCTGCTGGCAGTAGGAGTCCCCCTGGGGCCCTGGGGCTGCGCACCCGCTTGCTGGTGACTGGGCTCTTTGGGACGGGGTTGGCCGCGGCGTGGCTCTCCGCGCGGGCAGAGAAggagcagcggcagcggcagcggcggctAGAGGCCCTACGCAGTGCGGCCGTGGGCCAGGGCGACTTCCAGCTGGTGGACCACACGGGCCAGCCCCGGTGCAAGGCTGACTTCGTGGGCCAGTGGGTGCTCCTGTACTTCGGCTTCACTCACTGCCCGGACGTGTGCCCCGAGGAGCTGGAGAAGCTAGCCACTGTGGTCCGCAGGCTGGAAGCCGAGCCAGGCCTGCCCCCCGTGCAGCCCCTCTTCATCACTGTGGACCCCGAGCGGGACGACGTGGCCGCCGTGGGCCGCTACGTGCGCGAGTTCCACCCCCGGCTGCTGGGGCTCACGGGCACCCCTGAGCAGGTGCGCCGGGCCAGTCAGGCCTACCGGGTCTATTACAGCGCGGGACCCCGAGACGAGGATCAGGACTACATCGTGGACCACTCCATCATCATCTACCTGCTCAACCCTGACGGGCTCTTCACCGACTACTACGGCCAGAGCAAGACGGAGGAGCAGATCGAGGCCAGCGTGAGGCGCCACATGGCTGCCTTCTGCAGTGTGCTCTGAGCCCCCATGTCCGCCCACCTCCTTGTCTCGCACAGGGGCTCCACACGGGTGGggcaataaatgtattttttgtacaaaaatgcaATAAGCTTGAAGGGCACATTGGGGCCTTGACTAGGACTGAGACacctgggttggggggggggaaggggaacacTGCCCTCCCACAGCCTTAGGCTCTGGCTAGATGCAGCCGGATGCCCCTCCTGGTCTCCAGGGGTAGGGAGGCTCCCGTgccaccccccaaccccccatcaTCTAGGTACCAAAGCAGGTAAGTCTGGCCAAACTTTGGACAAAACATGGAAAAAGATCGCTGCTGGCTGCGGCCCAACAAGTAGGGGGGCTCACACACTATCAGGGCAGGGCCATAGAGGGCGCTGTGTACGTCTGGAAGCGTTCATGGGCTCTCTGGCGGCTCAGGAGCCTCAGGGACATGGTGTCCACAGCCTCCTCGAGGCCAGGCTTCTGGGCGATCTCCACGGTGTAGTCATTGGCCTggtgggaggaagaggaggctgGGAACAGGCCCACCCCGCTGGCTTGGGCCCCTCCCAGTGCCCAGCCCCTACTCACCAGCTGCAAGGAGGCCAGCATAGAGCGGCACACCTCAAAGGCAGGCTTGCCAGCCACCAGCTCGGCAAAGGGACACCACTCATTGAGCTGCCTAAAGCTGGCCACCACTTGGTCCCCGTAATTGTGGATGTCAAACGGCACGTGCTCCTCCTGGGGGGAAGAAAGGGGCCAGGGTCGCCCACTGCCGCCACCAGAGGCCTGCCAGGTGCGGGGGGCGAGGAGGCCGGGGCCCATCCTCACCTGTTCCTGGAGCAGGGGGCCAATGGTATCCTCCCAGTCACGGATACGCTGAGACAGCTCGGTCTCATGCACATACTTCTGAGAGCTGGCAATAAACAATTcctgagagagggaaagggggctCAGGAGGTCTTCGGGCCAGGTGCCCCCACCCCACTGACCCCTGCACCTGGCTCCAGAGCACAACCTACCACGTTTCTCTGGACTAACTCCTCGTAGCTCAGTGGAGGGATGATTTCTGGCTCTGGTGGAGGAAAGCAGGGCCCCGAGTCAGCTCCACATTGGGACAACTTGCGGCCTTTCCCTCCCGCCATTACCCACACCCTCAATCCCCTGGGCCTACCTGGAGCTTCCTCCATGGGCTCCACGTCCTCAAGctccaggaagctgtctgagAAAAGGAGAATGCGGGGAGCTGGCATCACCCATCCAGCAGCCCGggcctccctcccctttccttccccagcAGGGCTGCCAGAGGACAGCCCGGGCCCAGGAGTTACCTCCCCCTCCAAGGTGCTCCAGGGACTCCTCCACACGCTCCTCCTCTAAGGCCTGCAGTCTTTCCTGGACCTTGGACAGCTGCTGCTCAGTGACCTGGAAGCACACAAGGCTAACGAGGTTAGGCCTCTAGGCTCACGGGCCTGGAGATGGCTTCATGCCCTTCTGCCAACATCCCGCTAACATCTGCTCTGCACAGGGAGGAATGGTGGCAGAAGGCCTGGAGACCTGCCTTCCCAGAGAGACGGACTTCAGGGACCTGGCAGGGCTAAGGACAGTGGCTGGGGCCTTGGGGCTTGTTGCTTCTGGCCCCATTCTCCCCAGTGCCTCAGTAGCTTCCCAAGCAAGAGGCTGCTCAACGCTGCTGTCCTGCCTCTCTCCTCATGGACATGCTTGTCTAGCCCCCACTGCCTTCACCTCTCCCCTCCGCAGCTTCCGAAGAGTATCCATCTGCTTCTTGAGATGCTTCCAGTAGAGGGCTTCCATGTCTGTACAAAGAGATGTCGCTGGGGCCTCTGGTTCTGGTCAGGGGGGGGCAGTTTAAAGCCCCCCATGATGTCTCAGGCCTGCTACCCCTCTAGCCACCCCCCGAGGGGTTTCCGTCTCTTCCCCAGGCTCACCTGCAAACGTGGGGCCTTTGGGCTGAGGTTTCTGGGAGTTTTCACCGCCACTATCTGAGGAGAGAAGTCAGCAGTCAGCCGGGCACCACCAGACATCACTGTAGCTCCATGAGCCCTGGCCCCTTGGGGCCTCCCCCCGCCTAGGACTTTACTCACAAGTTGCCAGGTACCATTCATGGAAGCCCTGGAGTCTAGTGGAGGTCTTCCTTTTGCGTTTACCTGATGAGGTCTCCTCCAAGTGCTGTGGCAAAGAGTAAGGGCTACCTgggaagcagagccaggaagtcAGGCCACAGGGAGCTGCCCGAAGGGGATGGGCGCCGGACGAAAGGTGGCTGCCCCCAGGCCAGCCTCCCCCCGGGCCACAGGCTCCCCCCAGTGCACACCCACCTCTACCCCTCATTTCTCATTACCTTTCTTGAAGGGTTTGCCCTCCAGGGAGTCAAAGGGGTCCAGGTTCTGCCAGAGGTTTCGGGATTCCTAAGGCACATGACACATAGGAGACCCTGAGCCACGTACTTGGGGCCCAGTAAGGCCAGACACTGGGCTATCTGCCTCCTGGGGGAGTTTTGGGGGAGCTCTGCCCACAAGGATGCCCCAGGAAAGGAGGCAGGCCTGTTCAGAACCAGACATTTTGGAGGGgatcctctccccacccccagcaccTCCCGGTAGCCCCCCTCAGCTCCAGCTCTGCTCACCTTTTGGTACCATGATGGATGGGGGATAGCAGCAGTGGCTCTGCCCCGTAGAGTGTACCTCTTTGGTTTTGGGATGCCCTAGGAGAGAACACCGACGACATCACCCTTGTTGCCCATTGTACCACCCCCAAAGGCTAATGAGGATCCAACCAAACCAGCTCCTCTGAATTTGGCCCAGCCCGAGTGACAGCTGGGCCCCTGCTACCCCACCGAGAGGGGGCGCCACCACCTGGGAACAGAGCTGAGCTTAGGTGAGGTCGGCAAGGACCGATGGCAGCAAGGACCCGAGGATCACGCCACACTTCGCATGCTTCGCACCCTGTCCCTTGAAAGTAGGGTAAAACATGCCAAAAAGCTCAGGCAGGCCCAGGGTGTCCTGGGAACAAGCCCAGGTGACCTGCCCAGATTCATTCAACCAGGGTTCATCTAGCTGACATTCtagcctcccccccaccccccctcccacagacccccccgcccccgcccccttCTGACTGATCAGGAATTATCCAAAGAATCACTAGAGCCCTTAGGAGTTTGTAAAGCAGCGCAGAGCCATTATCCCCAGAAGCCTGTGAGGTAGGAGCTCTAGCcatcattgtccccattttagaggTATAGAAACTGAGTAACCTCACTGCCCTCTGTCACCCCTCACCCTCACCCTCCACAGGGCTCCACCTGCTGCTGGATCCCCGGTTCAGGGGGCTTTGGAGAGACGGCAGGCACCTCTGGGACCTCAATAAGTAGGTCCCCTCCCACATCATCATCTTCACCTTCAGGTAAGGCTTCCtctagagaaggaagggaggagaggatgaGGGAGGACCAGCCAGGCCAGGAATAACGGCCGAGCAACCCCTGCAGGCCCAAGGAGCCCCCCAGCCTCTGGATTTGGATTCGCCTCCatgtaaaaggaagggaaagggaggaggggagggggaccGAGGCTCAGACTAGAAgcaggggcgggggggggggggggggggggctcagctCCACACCTGGCTTCTCATCATCGTCCTGGGAGAAATTGAGCACTGGGGCCGGAGACATGCACACAGAGACATCCATGGGCATTTCCTCAGGCCTCTCAGCATCTGTGAAGAACGGCATgagatggggatggggggagTTCAGGTCGTAGGGAACGCCTGGCGCCCCTTTCAGGCGGGCCGCCTTGAAGCACTGCCCTCGAGGCCCAGGCCTGGGCCGTGTCCTCCCTGCCTGGGGGAGAAGAGCCAGGCTCTCTGTCGAGGCCGCCCCATCCTAACTGGCCATTCGGGCCTGCTCACTGCCTCCCAGCGGCCCGCTGTGCCTGGGCTGGGGTGGAGGAAGGGCTTAGTGCTAAGCGGGGAGCCCTCGCCCCCCCTTGGTAGGACTCTCCCCCATGTCCCCTGCACCCTAAGGGCCTGCTGGATGGACAGGAAGCTGCTGCCTCTTGACCTGGCCTGAGCTCCGGGCGAGGGACGGCCCCCTGCCCACTCCTGGCTCCATGGCCCTCTCACCTGGCTGGGTCCTCGGCAGCATCTGCTCCATTGGGGACAGACCTCCTGGCTCCAGCATGAAGGCACCACTGGGGTGAGGGGTGGATGTGTTCATCCGGAAATCCTTACGGCTGGCCAGGATCTCCCCTTGCCGGCTGTGCTAGCAAACAACCATGTTCTGAGGAGACCTTGGAGGGCCACCCCTGCCCGGAGCAGGCCACAGGCCACAGGCTCAAGGGCGGACGCAGAAGCGTTCCAGGGAGGCACCGAGGGGGCCTGGGGGCAGAGGGGGCGGGGCGGGAGGCTGTACCTGTAGAGTGGgctgtttttcttctcttcttcatcgGGGGGCACCAGGGCCATGGGCACCAAGGGGATGACAAGGACCGCCTGGCAAGGGGCACAGAGTCACCTTCCGGTCCtttctccccaccctcccccTCGCCACAGCACCAAGGGCCAACGGTGCCGCTTACATTGGGAGTCTGGTCGTTCTTCAGGTCAATGTTTGCCCGGGGGTCTGCGAGGTCATCCAGAGACAGGAACTGCAGGGAAACAGAGGCAACAGCTCAAAGGCCTGCCAGGGCCCAGCACGGCCAAGCGGGACGAGCAAAGGGCATGCACCCGGCATCAAGCCTGGGAAGCCTCACCTCTTCCTCAGGTTCCGGGTGAGCTCCGCAGCTGGCATCCTCATCATGCCCGTCTGGCTGCACAGATGTGGGCTGCTTATTCCGCCTGGGGGAGAAAAACAGGGGCAGGTTGGCTTTTCCCCAGTGGAAACCGAGTGCAAGCTGTCAGAGCCTAGCTGGGATGCTCCAGGTGAGTGCGGGGTGGTTCCCGGGCCAACAGCTCCTTGGTGAAGTTGCCCAGTCTCTGCCCAGCCTGAGCCTGCAAGCATTTCAGGCAAAGGGCACGGGCGTTTTCACACAGGAAGCAGAACATAAAGAGGCTTGGTGGCTTCTTCAGCCCACGATGGAGCCTGCATGAATTTTTAGCATATTCCTGCTTGTCCGAGTTTCCTCCCATCCTTACTTTTTGCCTGAGATGAAATCCAGGGCCTGGTAGACCAGCGAGTAGAGGTACTCCACCTGCCGAGGGGAGACATGGCGTGAAGAGAGGAACTCGTGCCTGGGCGTACCAGGGAAGCACAGCTGACTGACCAGCTGGGGCTGGGCCCAAAGCAAAGGTCCTCCCAGGAAGCAGCATCACCAAGAATGCGCCCGTGGGCAAAAGAGCCCCATGACTCTTCTCAGGCTCGGGGAAACCGATCCCATTTCAGCCCCACTTATCAAGTGCCTCATCTCCTCGTCAGAGCACTGCCAGGAGAGGAAGCAGCCACTCTGAAGGCAAGGCCGGGGACAGAGCCCAAAGGCAGGGAGCCCAGGGGGCTGACCTCAAGCAAAGCCATGCCAAAGCAGGGGCCACAAGAAGGGGACAAACACCCTCTGCAAAGAGCTGGCTCAAAGGAGGGAATCTCAAAGAGGCCTTCGTGAATAAGCAGGAAACAGCCATCTCATGTGTGAGCACAGCCCCAGGGCCCCCCCAGAAGAGAGGAAACCACAACAAATGAATTGATCAATCCTCCCACaggacacagacacagacagacagacagacacacacacacagatgctgCCAGGTACTCACCTTCTTACTGTAGACACAGGCCGAACCCTGAATCAGCAGCGCGGCTTCAATGAAGTTCATGGTGGTTTTGCCTTCATCGAAAGAAATGCAGATCTGGTCCAGCTTCAGGCCATATAAGAAGGGATAcagaaagggaagtgagcagtCCCTACCCTATTCGATTCAATCCCACCTCCAGGCCTTTGCTCACACCGTTCCTACCACTAGGAAAATCCCCCTTCCTGCCCAGGCTGGTTTAGTTAGAGAGCAGGGTTTATGGGAGGAAGAAACAAGAGATAAAGCTTAAAAGCCAGTAAGAAAGTACTAGCCCAAGGAGAGCTTTAAATGCCCACATAAATGGTGGGCACTGAGGAGACCCTGAGGGCTTCCAGCAGGCAAAGAATGAAATGTGGGATGGTGAGCCCTAGCCTGGACCAGGTGGCTCTCCCACTTCCCTCTCCTTGAGGAAACAATTTCTGCCATTGTCCTGGTTACCCAAGTGACCTCTAACAATTATAGACAAGTATAGGGCCCTCCTTAGCCCTAGGTCAGTCTATGAGACCCCAACCTCctgctttttatttctcttttaaaatgctaATCTTTTTTACTTTCACTGACAAACAAATTCCCCAAAGCATAAGTAAAATAACACTATGAGCTGAAACCAGCCAAAGAACAAGAAACCTGAACCCAGTTTCTggctttttaaaacacatttttttttttgtcaactgAAATCCTGGCTTGTCACCTCCCAGGTGCCTTCGGTGGTTAGGGATGCATTTAATGTTCCTACATGTTAACTGTTTTGATCCTTGAAACAACCTGGGATGCtgaagctattattattctcaattaacagatggggaaacggaggcaccaaatggttaagtgacttgcctagggtcccacaactcataaatgtctgagggtggatttgaatttgggtcttcctgcctctaagtccaacactctatcaaAGATGCAGAACCCAGGAAAACTCAAACTAGGGATAGGACAGCCTGAGCTTTGGCCAGATTCCAACCACTTCCTAATTCTGTAACCTCTCTGGACTTCAGCCCCTGACCTTCTCACTActgcctagcttccttcaagactcagctcaaagaGGGCAGTGAaatagctaagtggatagagagccaagcctagagacaggaggtcctgggttcaaatctagcctgtcacttcctagctgggtgactctgggcaagtcttaacCCTCACTGTCTAGACTTGGAaccatctgccttagaaccaatcctaagatggaaggtcagggtttttaaaaatgatggcTCAAGCCACTGCACAGGGTAGTTCTGGCTCCCCCAACAGGGGTGACTGACCTTTCATCTCCTCTGTATGTGTCTTGTCAAGACCTACTTATTCACATGTTGCCTCCCCCATTCTAATGAATGTGAGCCCCTTCCTTGGAGGGCTTTggcctttttccatttctttttcttcccagtatgcctggcatataataagtgttTAGTAAAGTTTAATGACTCACTGACTTGACTAAAGGATCCCTTAGGCCCTTTCCCACGGAGAGGGATGGATCCAAGTCACTTGAGCAAATTCAGAATAGGAATGGCTGAACCAGACCCCAAAAGTTATTACTGAGTCGATGTCCACCTGGAGGCTGTTAGTGAAGTGTCACAGGGCTCAGGCAGCTCTCTTAAGGGTCCCACCCCATTCCCGTTTTTAACTTTCTCTAAACGTTGCTTCTCTGCCCGAACTCTCAATCTTCCCATCTGCCTTCCTTGGAAAGGAGGCTGGTGAGGCGATCTGTAAGGCCTGAGTGGAGGCGGGGGCCCACGAGTACTCCTAGGTAGGAACAAGTCTGGGGCAGGGCAGGGAATCTGGCTGTATCAAGACACCGATGGGGACGGAGTACCCAGAGATCACAGAGATCACCGGGACTCAAAAGACCCAGGAAGAGGCAGGTAATCAATAGGGGTGGGGCAGATGCAGCGGCGCCCGTCTGCCCCGCCCCCAACACCAGTGCTGGCGTGAAAGGACGGCTTGGAGGTTTGCCAGATGCTTCACCACATTTTACAGACAAGTAAACAGAGGCTGAGACTTGGTCCCAATAAGATTTCCCGGTCACACAGGCCCCCTTCCGTCTTCAGATGATACAGGCCCTCTTCCCCTCACCTCAGACTATAGCAGCAGcctgctgggggggaggggaatctaCCTTCCTCaagcctctccctccctccaatccaCCCCGCATTCAACCAACAAAATGATTTCCCAGCAAATAGGAAATGCTGAAGCCCTAGTTAGCCCAGGTCTCCAACAACCCCCCTCCATCACTGATCTGAGCCCCCAGGCTGTTCTAGAAACACGGCGTTCCATCTCTGGACCACTGCCCTCCCAGGCTTCTACGGAAAGCCTTCCCCCCCACTGGGCAAAGGCAATCAATTTCTCCGTCGGGCACCGCCCACCTCCCTGTCTGCATCACGAATTAGACAAGGTAATGAACACTTCGTGGAACCTCAGGGAGCTCAGTGCGGGCGAGCGGGGGTCCTCCCATGGGCCAATCCGTTCCCCGAGGGCAGGAACCCCGGTCCCCAGCTCAGGGCACACAATGCGCACTTAATCAAAGCACTCTAGCCCGGGAGGGCCGGGCTCTTCACCTCCAAAAAGGCCCCGCTAAAACCTCCCCAGAACACCGGGCCCAGTCTTGGCCTCCGGTGACGTCACCGCCCAGCCCCTCCTCCTCCGACCCCGTCGTGACGTCACCTCCTCCAGGTATTCGCCCAGCTGCGCCGCCACATCCACCTCCCAGTTCTTGGTGAGGTCGCGGATGGGCTGCAGGAGGTGGGCGAAGCGGCTCTCGACGTCCTCCATGGGCGGGAAGGCTGCCGGGACTCCCGCTCCGGGCTCCGCTTCTTCCTCAGGCCACAGTTGCGGCCGCTCGGTCTGGCGCCATTTTTGCGTTTCCCGCTCAGGGTGCTACGTGATGATAAAAGGCGGCGCCGGGCACAGACCTATGACgtcagggatgggagggaggagcGGGGCTTGATAGGCGGAGCGTTGGTGGCACCTAGCGGGCGGGGGGCCAGACTCCTTCCAGAGGCATGGTGGGGAGGAGCCAACACGAAAGGGAGGGAGGCTCTTCGTGTGGGGCGGGGCCAAGGTCCCACGGACTGGGCGGAGATCGTGCCGTGGCTGAAGTTGAGCTTTTGCAAGCTGGGACAAGGGGGAGGAGAGGGCGGAAGGGTGGAGACGCTGACCTATGGCACCACGTGGGGCGGGGTTTGAGCGAGTGTGAGACCACGAAAGGGGCGTGGCGATTACGTAACTAGAGTGAGCGGGACGAAACGAGGGGGCGGGAGCTAGCTCCCTTCTCGCTCCGGGCAGCCCTCCCGGAGGCGGAGCCAAATCTCTTTGGCGTCACTCGAAGGCGGGGCCGAGGAGAGGGGCGGGGCCAGCTGCTGGCGGGCCGACGTGTCTCTGCAGCCCCTTCTCTGTCTTGGACCCGGACGGTCCGCCATGGCCAGCTGGAGGCAGCCCCGGTGCCTGTTCCTGCAGGGTGTGGCGGCTGCCTTCATGTTCGCCTTCGCTTCTCTATACGCGCAGATCCCGGGTGAGATCGCGGGACCCCGGGACTTTCCCCCTGCAGACCTGCCCCACCTGgatcctctccccttccctgggAATTTCCCTTCCACCCCCTCCCCTGGGATCCTCCTACCTTCTCCTTAaaattctcctcccctccccctggggACCCTTGTCCCTCCCCCgaccctccctcttttctcttggaATCCTTCCCTCGAAGTACTCCGCCTTTCCTTGCCCCCCCGCCTCATATCTCCCCTCCCTTCGCTCCCTCCTCCCGAGGCCCCTCCCCAGATGCCGCCGGCTCGCCCCATTCCGTTTCCCCTCGGAATGGCCCCTCTGCGGACTCCCACCTGGCTTTAGCCCTcggtcttcctctccctccttttatcCCTTCCCATCTCCTGCCCTTCTGCCCCAGAGGACACCTCTAGACCTGGCCCACTGGTTCCCCCtggccctccctcctcccctctgcccCCAGCCCACTCGGCATCCCCACCACTGCCAGACCCAGTGCCCAAGGGGACCCACAACCCATGCTCTCTCCCCATCGACCGGGGTCCCTTCCAGATGGCTCCTGGGACAGGGGGTGGGCACAGCCCTGCCCTTTCTTCCCGGCCCCTCATCCGCACCCAGGCTGACCagccttccccaccccaccccagggcTCTATGGGCGGGAGGGGATCCTGCCTGCCCGGAAGATGCTGCGGCCTCTGGGGAAAGGTCTCTGGCAGCAGCTGTGGGAGGTCCCCACGCTGCTCTGGCTCTCTCCACGCCTGGGACTGGACACAGAGCAAGGCATGGAGCTGCTGAGCCTTCTGGGGACACTGTGCAGCCTGGGGGCCCTCCTGGT contains these protein-coding regions:
- the NCAPH2 gene encoding condensin-2 complex subunit H2 isoform X1 produces the protein MEDVESRFAHLLQPIRDLTKNWEVDVAAQLGEYLEELDQICISFDEGKTTMNFIEAALLIQGSACVYSKKVEYLYSLVYQALDFISGKKRNKQPTSVQPDGHDEDASCGAHPEPEEEFLSLDDLADPRANIDLKNDQTPNAVLVIPLVPMALVPPDEEEKKNSPLYSRQGEILASRKDFRMNTSTPHPSGAFMLEPGGLSPMEQMLPRTQPDAERPEEMPMDVSVCMSPAPVLNFSQDDDEKPEEALPEGEDDDVGGDLLIEVPEVPAVSPKPPEPGIQQQGIPKPKRYTLRGRATAAIPHPSWYQKESRNLWQNLDPFDSLEGKPFKKGSPYSLPQHLEETSSGKRKRKTSTRLQGFHEWYLATYSGGENSQKPQPKGPTFADMEALYWKHLKKQMDTLRKLRRGEVTEQQLSKVQERLQALEEERVEESLEHLGGGDSFLELEDVEPMEEAPEPEIIPPLSYEELVQRNVELFIASSQKYVHETELSQRIRDWEDTIGPLLQEQEEHVPFDIHNYGDQVVASFRQLNEWCPFAELVAGKPAFEVCRSMLASLQLANDYTVEIAQKPGLEEAVDTMSLRLLSRQRAHERFQTYTAPSMALP
- the NCAPH2 gene encoding condensin-2 complex subunit H2 isoform X2 yields the protein MEDVESRFAHLLQPIRDLTKNWEVDVAAQLGEYLEELDQICISFDEGKTTMNFIEAALLIQGSACVYSKKVEYLYSLVYQALDFISGKKRNKQPTSVQPDGHDEDASCGAHPEPEEEFLSLDDLADPRANIDLKNDQTPNAVLVIPLVPMALVPPDEEEKKNSPLYSRQGEILASRKDFRMNTSTPHPSGAFMLEPGGLSPMEQMLPRTQPDAERPEEMPMDVSVCMSPAPVLNFSQDDDEKPEEALPEGEDDDVGGDLLIEVPEVPAVSPKPPEPGIQQQVEPCGGASQNQRGTLYGAEPLLLSPIHHGTKRNPETSGRTWTPLTPWRANPSRKVALTLCHSTWRRPHQVNAKGRPPLDSRASMNGTWQLIVAVKTPRNLSPKAPRLQVTEQQLSKVQERLQALEEERVEESLEHLGGGDSFLELEDVEPMEEAPEPEIIPPLSYEELVQRNVELFIASSQKYVHETELSQRIRDWEDTIGPLLQEQEEHVPFDIHNYGDQVVASFRQLNEWCPFAELVAGKPAFEVCRSMLASLQLANDYTVEIAQKPGLEEAVDTMSLRLLSRQRAHERFQTYTAPSMALP
- the LOC130454293 gene encoding protein SCO2 homolog, mitochondrial produces the protein MWPLRAPGHWRLALARLRWAARSCSSGSAGSRSPPGALGLRTRLLVTGLFGTGLAAAWLSARAEKEQRQRQRRLEALRSAAVGQGDFQLVDHTGQPRCKADFVGQWVLLYFGFTHCPDVCPEELEKLATVVRRLEAEPGLPPVQPLFITVDPERDDVAAVGRYVREFHPRLLGLTGTPEQVRRASQAYRVYYSAGPRDEDQDYIVDHSIIIYLLNPDGLFTDYYGQSKTEEQIEASVRRHMAAFCSVL